One Methylosarcina fibrata AML-C10 DNA segment encodes these proteins:
- a CDS encoding TolC family protein, translating into MKMWFFPERRLPVLSCLLLLYVLAGPAPASSAESAPVPVTLGELLDIVREKSPRFAVILQRIEAARAEVVAAGVLPNPTVSYGRYDLVGGSRNTMFEGNVQEQVTMEMPLLIAGQRGARIEAAEKGVSAAEADVEAEYAALVHETRRLFVKLLAGQERVAVLEETAREMNRLTAIVGGRKEAGNASAYDALRIGVEASGIATRLETARSDLAESSGDLAVLLGLPNWKPAAAGKLTVLGVPADAQKLLAEAIRANPDLIAAERSETAAEAGLEKARRERWPDVSVQVGTAYTDSPYSNTTFAGVSVEVPIFDRNQGGMARAEAAKLAARLEYDYTASRTRVAIERAAGLLVRRRETRLKFEKEVLSKLSGLKSMGEAAYRFGKGTILELLDSYRSRTEMRLTEVDLIQAETEAELEALRTSGQLLNYLDTADETSAAAPGNGG; encoded by the coding sequence ATGAAAATGTGGTTTTTTCCGGAGCGGCGTTTGCCGGTCTTATCCTGTTTATTGCTGCTGTATGTGCTCGCCGGACCGGCGCCGGCGTCGTCCGCCGAATCGGCGCCGGTCCCGGTCACGCTCGGCGAGTTGCTCGACATCGTGCGTGAAAAAAGTCCGCGCTTTGCGGTTATCCTGCAACGCATCGAAGCGGCCCGGGCCGAAGTGGTTGCCGCCGGCGTTCTGCCCAATCCGACCGTCAGTTACGGTCGCTACGATCTGGTCGGCGGAAGCCGGAACACCATGTTCGAGGGGAACGTCCAGGAACAGGTCACCATGGAAATGCCGCTGTTAATTGCGGGCCAACGCGGCGCCCGCATCGAAGCGGCGGAAAAAGGCGTCAGTGCGGCCGAAGCGGACGTCGAAGCCGAATACGCGGCATTGGTTCACGAAACGCGGCGGTTGTTCGTTAAATTGCTGGCGGGCCAGGAACGAGTCGCCGTTCTGGAAGAAACCGCACGCGAGATGAATCGCTTGACGGCCATCGTCGGCGGCCGCAAGGAAGCCGGCAACGCCAGCGCGTACGATGCCTTGCGTATCGGCGTCGAAGCCAGCGGCATCGCGACCCGACTGGAAACGGCACGAAGCGATCTGGCGGAATCGTCCGGCGATCTGGCCGTCCTGCTGGGCCTGCCGAACTGGAAACCGGCTGCGGCCGGCAAACTGACGGTGTTGGGCGTACCGGCCGATGCGCAAAAACTCCTGGCCGAAGCGATACGCGCCAACCCGGATCTTATCGCCGCCGAGCGCAGCGAAACCGCCGCCGAAGCCGGTCTGGAAAAAGCGAGGCGAGAACGTTGGCCGGACGTTTCGGTACAGGTCGGGACGGCTTATACCGACAGTCCTTACAGCAACACGACGTTCGCCGGAGTTTCCGTGGAAGTGCCGATCTTCGACCGCAACCAGGGCGGAATGGCCCGCGCCGAAGCCGCCAAACTGGCAGCCAGGCTGGAATACGACTACACGGCTTCCCGCACCCGCGTGGCCATCGAACGCGCTGCCGGCCTCCTGGTACGCCGTAGGGAGACCCGGCTCAAATTCGAAAAGGAGGTGCTGTCGAAATTATCCGGACTCAAATCGATGGGCGAAGCGGCCTACCGCTTCGGCAAAGGCACCATTCTGGAATTGCTCGATTCTTACCGGTCACGGACCGAAATGCGCCTGACCGAGGTCGATTTGATTCAGGCCGAAACGGAAGCCGAACTGGAAGCGCTCAGGACGTCCGGTCAATTACTGAATTATCTGGACACTGCCGACGAAACTTCCGCAGCGGCCCCAGGAAACGGCGGATAG
- a CDS encoding ArnT family glycosyltransferase produces MVEASTSAKIEPSGETISFRPAGNTPALFSKFLKQARRFDILAGWLLLTSVNLCYHHLIPLDETRYAAVAWEMWSRHDFLVPHLNGVPYHHKPPLLFWLYNLGWSLFGVNEPWLLLISPLCGLASLYWVRYLASLLWPGNEACARMAPWLLLGSLIWGAFMNGAMFDTLLVLCVLLAMTGLIKASGTLSWRHWTLFALGCGLGLLTKGPAVFVYLLMPYLLGGLWSGTAQTQAARWYLHGGLALFGGIAMALCWAIPAIQSAGENYGGTLLWHQTVDRMINSFAHRRPIGWYLTWAPVILFPWFFWPRLWRQAFRSVRLEDPAFRFCLLWFASGFVGFSLISGKQIHYLLPLMPALALLLSRISGTEKFEFRPGDLLPYLVIGAAGILLLTLPAIPGLKLYYWLDNRKAWWAWIILSIGLGGIMLALKTRRTTPYHYAVAVVLGLTASLAGFFSSTGNAYDLQSAVRPLSAYFKDGEPLVWAGEYDGQFEFLMRLEAPLTVIKTGEMGGWLAQHPNGHVIFINSSLKMNARRFKIDYAQPYREDWLIVLSGKNP; encoded by the coding sequence ATGGTAGAAGCATCGACCTCCGCAAAAATTGAACCCTCTGGCGAAACAATCTCCTTTCGCCCTGCCGGCAACACGCCGGCGCTATTTTCCAAATTTCTGAAACAGGCCCGCCGTTTCGACATCCTGGCTGGCTGGTTGCTGCTCACCTCCGTCAATCTTTGCTATCACCACCTGATTCCGCTGGATGAAACCCGTTATGCCGCGGTCGCCTGGGAAATGTGGAGCCGGCATGATTTTCTGGTGCCGCATCTAAACGGAGTTCCCTATCATCACAAGCCGCCCTTGCTTTTCTGGCTATACAATCTCGGCTGGAGCCTGTTCGGCGTCAATGAGCCGTGGCTGCTGCTGATCTCTCCGCTTTGCGGGCTGGCCTCTCTGTACTGGGTCCGATATCTGGCCTCTTTGCTGTGGCCCGGCAACGAAGCGTGCGCGCGCATGGCCCCCTGGCTGCTGCTGGGCAGCCTGATCTGGGGCGCGTTCATGAACGGCGCCATGTTCGATACGCTGCTGGTATTGTGCGTATTGCTGGCGATGACCGGCTTGATTAAAGCGTCCGGGACGCTGTCATGGAGACACTGGACGCTGTTTGCGCTGGGCTGCGGACTGGGCCTGCTGACGAAAGGACCGGCGGTGTTTGTTTATCTCTTGATGCCGTATTTACTGGGCGGGCTCTGGAGCGGGACCGCCCAGACTCAGGCTGCCCGCTGGTATCTGCACGGCGGCCTGGCGCTTTTCGGAGGCATTGCCATGGCCTTGTGCTGGGCCATTCCGGCGATTCAATCAGCGGGGGAAAATTACGGCGGAACTCTGCTGTGGCATCAGACGGTGGACCGGATGATCAACAGTTTTGCGCACCGCCGGCCCATCGGGTGGTATCTGACGTGGGCTCCGGTTATTCTGTTTCCCTGGTTTTTCTGGCCCAGGCTATGGCGGCAAGCGTTTCGTTCCGTTCGTCTGGAAGATCCGGCGTTCCGTTTCTGTCTTCTCTGGTTTGCTTCCGGCTTTGTCGGCTTTTCGCTGATCAGCGGCAAACAGATCCATTATTTGCTGCCGCTCATGCCGGCGCTGGCCTTGCTGCTGAGCCGGATATCGGGGACTGAAAAATTCGAATTCCGGCCAGGCGACCTTTTGCCCTATCTGGTCATCGGCGCGGCCGGAATTTTATTGCTGACATTGCCCGCGATACCGGGCCTCAAATTATACTATTGGCTGGACAATAGAAAGGCATGGTGGGCCTGGATCATTCTGTCGATCGGTCTGGGCGGAATAATGTTGGCGCTGAAAACTCGCCGCACAACCCCTTATCATTATGCGGTCGCCGTCGTTCTGGGCCTGACCGCCAGCCTGGCCGGTTTTTTCAGCTCCACCGGCAATGCGTATGATTTACAATCGGCCGTCCGGCCTTTAAGCGCTTATTTCAAAGACGGCGAACCGCTCGTCTGGGCCGGCGAATACGACGGACAATTTGAGTTTCTGATGCGCCTGGAAGCGCCTTTGACCGTCATCAAAACAGGCGAAATGGGCGGGTGGCTGGCTCAACATCCGAACGGCCACGTCATTTTCATCAATTCTTCTCTAAAGATGAATGCCCGCCGGTTTAAAATCGATTATGCGCAACCTTATCGTGAAGACTGGCTGATCGTGTTGTCCGGTAAAAATCCATGA
- a CDS encoding DUF4410 domain-containing protein: protein MLCFHKWNDLAKSKHSSLCLIFLIAWTALIAGCQTTGGNQSSGVTGGVEVRGEQLKGAWPAELPRTVYVSDFELQAEHAEDLEERGILPGGRLKKPGKRLSRSSAGASPEEQARKIVDAMSRGLVEELNERGLAARRLTDPKAALPKEGWLIQGVFTETAKGSRVKRAVIGFGRGASRMEAQVAVSDLSSRNPKNPFIVFGTVKKPKKTPGAAAAMNPYVAAAKFVMEKNATEKDVRKTAGQIAGEILKHTQKFKEQAESGVEKPKP, encoded by the coding sequence ATGCTTTGTTTTCATAAATGGAATGATCTCGCGAAGAGCAAACATTCCAGTCTCTGTCTTATTTTTCTGATCGCCTGGACGGCCTTGATCGCAGGCTGCCAGACGACGGGCGGCAATCAGTCCTCTGGCGTGACGGGCGGTGTTGAAGTCCGGGGTGAACAATTGAAGGGCGCCTGGCCGGCCGAACTGCCGAGAACCGTTTATGTCAGCGACTTCGAACTTCAAGCCGAGCATGCGGAGGATCTCGAGGAAAGAGGAATCTTGCCCGGAGGACGCTTGAAAAAACCGGGAAAACGGCTGTCTCGTTCGTCGGCGGGGGCGAGTCCCGAGGAACAGGCCAGGAAGATTGTCGACGCCATGAGCCGGGGCCTGGTCGAAGAGCTCAATGAAAGAGGTTTGGCAGCCCGGCGTCTGACCGATCCGAAAGCGGCCTTGCCGAAAGAAGGCTGGCTGATTCAGGGCGTGTTCACCGAAACGGCTAAAGGCAGCCGGGTCAAGCGAGCCGTGATCGGCTTCGGCCGGGGGGCCTCCCGCATGGAAGCCCAGGTCGCCGTCAGCGATTTGAGCAGCCGGAATCCGAAAAATCCGTTCATCGTATTCGGTACCGTGAAAAAGCCCAAAAAGACGCCCGGGGCCGCGGCGGCCATGAATCCGTACGTCGCGGCCGCCAAATTCGTCATGGAAAAAAACGCCACCGAAAAAGACGTCCGGAAAACCGCGGGGCAGATCGCCGGCGAGATTCTGAAACATACGCAGAAATTCAAGGAACAGGCCGAATCCGGAGTGGAAAAGCCAAAACCGTAG
- the sucD gene encoding succinate--CoA ligase subunit alpha, protein MAIFINENTRIIVQGFTGKIGSFHAQDMINYGSRVVGGVTPGKGGQTHLGLPVFNTVREAVQKTGAEASIVFVPPAFAADSIMEAADAGIRYCVSITDGIPTQDMMTVKNFLRRFPKDQRMVLTGPNCAGTISPGRTMLGIMPGHIYRQGSVGIVGRSGTLGYEAADQMKRLGIGVSTSVGIGGDPINGSSHRDIFEQFEQDPETKVVLMIGEIGGPQEVEAGLFAKEHMTKPVVAYIAGLTAPEGRRMGHAGAIISSAGESAAEKVAILRELGVTICPTPAAMGATVAEVLSKL, encoded by the coding sequence ATGGCAATTTTTATTAACGAAAACACACGCATCATCGTTCAGGGTTTTACCGGAAAAATCGGTTCTTTTCATGCGCAGGACATGATCAACTACGGCTCCAGGGTGGTCGGCGGCGTCACTCCGGGCAAAGGCGGCCAGACTCATTTGGGCCTGCCGGTGTTCAACACGGTCAGGGAAGCCGTGCAAAAGACCGGCGCCGAAGCCAGCATCGTCTTCGTGCCCCCGGCTTTTGCCGCCGACTCGATCATGGAAGCGGCCGACGCTGGCATCCGATATTGCGTATCGATCACCGACGGCATTCCGACCCAGGACATGATGACGGTGAAAAATTTCCTGCGGCGTTTTCCGAAGGATCAGCGTATGGTTCTGACCGGACCGAACTGCGCCGGCACCATCAGCCCGGGCCGGACGATGCTGGGCATCATGCCCGGCCATATCTATAGGCAGGGCAGCGTCGGCATCGTCGGGCGCTCGGGAACCCTGGGCTACGAAGCCGCGGACCAGATGAAACGTCTCGGCATCGGCGTATCGACGTCGGTCGGCATCGGCGGCGATCCGATCAACGGCAGCTCGCACCGCGACATTTTCGAACAATTCGAGCAGGATCCCGAAACCAAGGTGGTCCTGATGATCGGCGAAATCGGCGGCCCGCAGGAAGTGGAAGCCGGGCTGTTCGCGAAAGAACACATGACCAAGCCGGTCGTCGCTTACATCGCTGGGCTTACCGCGCCCGAAGGCCGCCGCATGGGCCATGCCGGAGCGATCATTTCATCGGCCGGAGAAAGCGCCGCCGAAAAAGTGGCGATACTGAGGGAGCTTGGCGTCACCATCTGTCCGACGCCGGCGGCGATGGGAGCGACCGTGGCCGAGGTGCTGTCGAAGCTGTAA
- a CDS encoding malate--CoA ligase subunit beta, whose translation MDIHEYQAKELLKGYGVRIAEGGLAYSPEDAVQRAREIGGHLWVVKAQIHSGARGKAGGIKICKTHDEVAAAAEELLGKRLRTHQTGPAGKVCNRLYVEAGTDIAKEMYFCLLVDRSAERIVMVGSAQGGMEIEELAKTDPDAITKIHIEPAVGLLDYQAREMAFALGLDSEIMSHAVKTIRGCYRALRDLDGSMLEINPLVITRSGELVALDAKMGFDDNALFRQQKISELRDKTQEDPREMAAADRGLSYVGLDGDIGCMINGAGLAMATMDMIKLAGGEPANFLDVGGGASAERTEKAFRLVLADQNVKAMLVNIFAGINRCDWIAEGVVHAVKKIDMKIPLIVRLSGTNVEEGQRIIKESGLPIITADTLAEAAEKAVQARNEVVAKEARAKAGC comes from the coding sequence GTGGATATTCACGAGTATCAGGCAAAAGAATTATTGAAGGGCTACGGCGTCAGAATCGCCGAAGGCGGCCTGGCCTACAGTCCCGAAGACGCGGTTCAGCGCGCCCGGGAAATCGGCGGGCATCTTTGGGTGGTCAAGGCCCAGATCCATTCCGGCGCCCGCGGCAAGGCCGGCGGCATTAAAATCTGCAAGACTCACGATGAAGTGGCGGCCGCGGCGGAAGAATTGCTCGGCAAACGGCTGCGCACCCATCAGACCGGGCCTGCGGGCAAAGTCTGCAATCGCTTGTACGTGGAAGCGGGCACCGACATCGCCAAGGAAATGTATTTCTGTTTGCTGGTCGACCGCAGCGCCGAGCGCATCGTGATGGTCGGTTCCGCTCAGGGCGGCATGGAAATCGAAGAGCTGGCGAAAACCGATCCCGACGCGATCACCAAGATCCATATCGAACCGGCGGTCGGCCTGCTCGATTATCAGGCCCGAGAAATGGCCTTCGCGCTCGGCCTGGATTCCGAAATCATGAGCCATGCGGTGAAAACCATCCGGGGCTGCTACAGAGCCTTGCGCGATCTGGACGGCAGCATGCTCGAAATCAATCCGCTGGTCATTACCCGCAGCGGCGAGCTCGTGGCGCTCGACGCCAAAATGGGTTTTGACGACAACGCTCTGTTCCGTCAGCAAAAAATTTCCGAATTGCGCGACAAGACTCAGGAAGATCCGCGCGAAATGGCGGCTGCGGACAGAGGCCTCAGCTACGTCGGCCTCGACGGCGACATCGGCTGCATGATCAACGGCGCCGGTCTGGCGATGGCGACCATGGACATGATCAAACTGGCCGGCGGCGAGCCCGCCAACTTTCTCGACGTGGGCGGCGGCGCTTCGGCCGAACGCACCGAAAAGGCTTTCCGCCTGGTTCTGGCCGATCAAAACGTCAAAGCCATGCTCGTCAACATATTCGCCGGCATCAACCGCTGCGACTGGATTGCCGAAGGCGTGGTGCATGCGGTGAAGAAAATCGACATGAAAATCCCGTTGATCGTGCGTCTGTCGGGTACCAACGTCGAGGAAGGCCAGCGCATCATCAAAGAAAGCGGGCTGCCGATCATTACCGCGGACACCCTGGCCGAAGCGGCCGAGAAAGCGGTACAGGCACGCAACGAAGTGGTTGCAAAAGAAGCGCGCGCAAAAGCAGGTTGTTAA
- a CDS encoding HpcH/HpaI aldolase/citrate lyase family protein, with protein MSHTLYTASVQRIQRCELAVPGSNPGMFEKALKSGVDYIFLDLEDAVAPDDKLRARRNIIEAINDLDWKGHGITLSVRINGLDTQYMVRDVVDLVEQAGAKIDTILIPKVGVYADVYMVEAMLNQLEMQQGLKNRIGIEALIETALGMANVEDIARQGASGRLEALHFGVADYAASNRARTVNIGGLNPDYPGDQWHAAISRMTVACRAYGLRPIDGPFGDFKDPEGYKMAARRAAALGCEGKWAIHPSQIELANEVFTPPPAEVEKAKRILAALQEAAAQGKGAAALDGRLIDAASEKMANNVVRAAEAIAAKTK; from the coding sequence ATGAGTCACACTTTATATACGGCGTCGGTGCAACGCATTCAACGCTGTGAATTAGCGGTTCCCGGCTCCAATCCCGGGATGTTTGAAAAAGCCTTGAAAAGCGGTGTGGACTACATTTTTCTGGACTTGGAAGATGCGGTGGCGCCCGACGACAAGCTGCGGGCCCGCAGAAACATCATCGAAGCCATCAACGATCTCGACTGGAAAGGGCACGGCATCACTCTGTCGGTGCGCATCAACGGGCTCGACACCCAGTATATGGTACGCGACGTCGTCGATCTGGTCGAGCAGGCCGGCGCCAAAATCGACACGATCCTGATTCCCAAGGTCGGCGTTTACGCCGACGTCTACATGGTGGAAGCGATGCTGAATCAACTGGAGATGCAGCAAGGGCTCAAAAACAGAATCGGCATCGAAGCCTTGATCGAAACCGCGCTGGGCATGGCCAACGTCGAGGACATCGCCCGCCAGGGCGCGTCGGGCCGTCTTGAAGCCCTGCATTTCGGCGTGGCCGATTACGCGGCCAGCAACCGGGCCAGAACCGTCAACATCGGCGGGCTCAATCCCGACTATCCGGGCGATCAGTGGCATGCCGCGATCAGCCGCATGACGGTTGCCTGCCGGGCCTACGGCCTGCGTCCGATCGACGGACCGTTCGGCGATTTCAAGGACCCCGAAGGTTATAAAATGGCCGCCCGCCGCGCCGCGGCGCTGGGCTGCGAAGGCAAATGGGCGATTCATCCCTCGCAGATCGAGCTGGCCAACGAAGTGTTTACGCCGCCGCCGGCCGAAGTTGAAAAGGCCAAGCGCATTCTGGCGGCGTTACAGGAAGCCGCCGCTCAAGGCAAAGGCGCGGCTGCGCTGGACGGCCGTCTGATCGACGCCGCTTCCGAAAAAATGGCGAACAATGTCGTCCGGGCGGCCGAAGCGATCGCCGCAAAAACCAAATAA
- a CDS encoding aminotransferase class V-fold PLP-dependent enzyme, giving the protein MAGRNHLYIPGPTNVPHEVLSAMHAPMEDHRSPKFPTLFKPLLEDLKKVFRTEDGQCFIFPATGTAGWEVALTNTLNPGDKVLIYRFGQFSHLWAEMAKRLGFDVEIHQETWGRGIPLDKLEARLKEDKNHEIKAVLATHNETATGVTSDIAGVRKALNSADHPALLFVDGVSSIASLDFRMDEWGVDGAISGSQKGFMLPAGGAFLCFSQKALKATETSKYPRCFLDLRDQMNQNKDGYTPYTPALPILYGLRKALDLLLEEGMDNVYARHHRLAEGTRRAIKAWGLGLCAHPGFESDTVSAVVVPEHKDAREVISTAFKKYNLSLGAGLSELSGKVFRIGHVGDMNDVSMLGAFAGVEMAMLDCGFDIKPGSGVAAAVEYYRTTAKAE; this is encoded by the coding sequence ATGGCTGGTCGTAACCACCTATACATTCCAGGCCCAACCAACGTGCCCCATGAAGTTTTAAGCGCGATGCATGCTCCCATGGAAGATCATCGCTCGCCCAAGTTTCCCACCTTGTTCAAGCCGCTGCTCGAAGACCTGAAAAAAGTCTTCAGAACCGAAGACGGCCAGTGTTTCATTTTCCCCGCGACCGGTACCGCGGGTTGGGAAGTGGCCTTGACCAATACGCTGAACCCCGGCGACAAGGTGCTGATATACCGCTTCGGCCAATTCAGTCATTTGTGGGCGGAAATGGCCAAGCGCCTGGGCTTCGACGTCGAAATCCACCAGGAAACCTGGGGCCGGGGCATTCCTCTGGACAAGCTGGAAGCCCGCCTGAAGGAAGACAAAAACCACGAAATCAAGGCGGTGCTGGCGACCCATAACGAAACCGCCACCGGCGTCACCAGCGACATCGCCGGCGTCCGCAAGGCCCTGAATTCGGCCGACCATCCGGCGCTCCTGTTCGTGGACGGCGTCAGCTCGATCGCCAGCCTGGATTTCCGCATGGACGAATGGGGCGTCGACGGTGCCATCAGCGGTTCGCAAAAAGGCTTCATGCTGCCGGCCGGCGGCGCCTTTCTGTGCTTCAGCCAGAAAGCGTTGAAAGCAACCGAAACCAGCAAGTATCCACGCTGTTTCCTGGATCTGCGCGATCAAATGAATCAGAACAAGGACGGCTATACGCCTTATACGCCGGCCCTGCCGATTCTGTACGGCCTGCGCAAGGCGCTGGATCTGCTGCTCGAAGAAGGCATGGACAACGTTTACGCACGCCACCACCGTCTCGCCGAAGGCACCCGCCGGGCGATCAAAGCCTGGGGCCTGGGCTTGTGCGCCCATCCCGGTTTCGAATCGGACACCGTTTCGGCGGTCGTCGTGCCCGAGCACAAGGACGCGCGTGAAGTCATCAGCACCGCGTTCAAAAAATACAATCTTTCGCTGGGCGCGGGACTTTCCGAATTGTCCGGCAAAGTCTTCCGGATCGGCCACGTGGGCGACATGAACGACGTTTCGATGCTCGGCGCGTTCGCCGGCGTCGAAATGGCCATGCTGGATTGCGGCTTCGACATCAAGCCCGGCAGCGGCGTCGCCGCGGCTGTCGAGTATTACCGTACCACCGCAAAAGCAGAATAA
- a CDS encoding 2-hydroxyacid dehydrogenase — MSKPKVVVTRKWPVEVEARLKELYDVTLNESDVPMTADELKRALQTADALLPTVTDPITADVLRVENKRAGIIGNFGVGYNNIDIAAAREQGLTVTNTPDVLTDCTADIAMLLLLMSARRASQGERLVRSRRWTGWCPTQMLGQKVTGKTLGLIGLGRIAQAMAKKAHHGFGMNILFYTPRNPPPRQVVDDLGAVRCETIEDLLAQADFVSLHCPGSPENHHLINEQRLKRMRPSTHLINTARGDVVDNIALCKALKEGWIAGAGLDVFEGEPNVYPGLLELDNIALLPHLGSATEETRIAMGNRVIENISAFFAGREPGDKVV, encoded by the coding sequence ATGAGCAAGCCCAAAGTCGTCGTAACCCGCAAGTGGCCTGTCGAAGTCGAAGCCAGACTGAAAGAACTGTACGACGTGACGCTCAACGAAAGCGACGTCCCGATGACGGCCGACGAACTGAAGCGGGCCCTGCAGACCGCGGACGCCCTGCTGCCGACCGTAACCGACCCGATCACCGCCGACGTGCTCCGCGTCGAGAACAAAAGGGCCGGAATCATCGGCAATTTCGGCGTCGGCTACAACAACATCGACATTGCCGCGGCCAGGGAACAGGGTCTGACCGTCACCAACACGCCGGACGTGTTGACCGACTGCACCGCCGACATTGCGATGCTGCTGCTGTTGATGTCGGCCCGCCGTGCTTCCCAGGGCGAGCGCCTGGTGCGCAGCCGGCGATGGACCGGCTGGTGCCCGACTCAGATGCTCGGCCAGAAAGTCACCGGCAAAACCCTGGGACTGATCGGACTCGGCCGCATTGCCCAGGCGATGGCGAAAAAAGCGCATCACGGTTTCGGCATGAACATCTTGTTTTATACGCCGCGCAACCCTCCGCCCCGGCAGGTCGTCGACGATCTCGGCGCGGTTCGCTGCGAAACGATCGAGGATCTGCTGGCGCAAGCGGATTTTGTTTCGCTGCATTGCCCGGGCAGTCCTGAAAATCACCATTTGATCAATGAACAGCGGCTGAAACGGATGCGGCCTTCGACGCATTTGATCAACACCGCCCGGGGCGACGTCGTGGACAATATCGCGCTGTGCAAGGCGCTGAAGGAAGGCTGGATTGCAGGAGCGGGCCTGGACGTGTTCGAAGGCGAGCCGAACGTTTATCCGGGACTTCTGGAGCTGGACAATATCGCCCTCTTGCCGCACCTCGGCAGCGCGACCGAAGAAACCCGGATCGCGATGGGCAACCGGGTGATAGAAAATATTTCGGCCTTCTTCGCAGGCCGGGAACCCGGGGACAAAGTCGTATGA
- a CDS encoding M48 family metallopeptidase — MQFYQSDDLRFTVQTSAKRKSLGITVDRDGSLLLHTPLNVADGEIEEFIKEKRLWIYTKLAAKEFLTEQAHPERRFIDGEGFCYLGRSYRLVLINSRIQSVIFRSGRFYLAMNRQDSARELFIDWYKQKAMLSLPGLVSEFTTRLGVKAQGLRVIELGNRWGSCSDGGVLNFHWKVIQLPQKLLRYIVAHEVVHLVQKHHSPEFWQTLERLLPNYAELKFELGAEALKYVRL; from the coding sequence ATGCAGTTCTATCAATCGGACGATCTACGTTTTACTGTTCAAACCAGCGCCAAACGCAAGTCGCTGGGTATCACCGTGGATCGTGACGGCTCGTTATTGTTGCATACGCCTCTGAATGTCGCTGATGGCGAAATCGAGGAATTTATCAAGGAAAAACGGCTATGGATTTATACCAAGCTTGCCGCCAAGGAGTTTTTAACCGAACAAGCCCATCCGGAACGGCGGTTTATAGACGGTGAAGGGTTCTGTTATTTGGGGCGCAGCTATCGCTTGGTGTTGATAAATAGCCGTATTCAATCTGTGATTTTCAGATCCGGTCGATTCTATTTGGCAATGAACCGGCAAGATTCTGCCAGAGAATTGTTCATCGACTGGTACAAGCAAAAGGCCATGCTTAGTCTTCCCGGGTTAGTGTCCGAATTCACAACACGTCTTGGCGTTAAGGCGCAAGGGCTTAGAGTGATTGAACTTGGTAATCGTTGGGGATCGTGTTCTGACGGTGGAGTATTGAATTTTCACTGGAAAGTCATCCAACTACCGCAAAAGCTTCTTCGCTATATCGTTGCCCATGAAGTTGTGCATTTAGTGCAAAAACATCATTCGCCTGAGTTCTGGCAAACCCTAGAGCGATTACTGCCGAATTATGCTGAACTCAAATTCGAGCTGGGAGCGGAGGCGTTGAAATATGTACGGTTGTAA